A DNA window from Allokutzneria albata contains the following coding sequences:
- a CDS encoding serine hydrolase domain-containing protein — protein sequence MNVAQMSRRLGELVGSRGVPGAQFAALLNGRKSSAVFGTARQGSGTPLTEDAKVPVGSVTKTCTAAVALALATEEDLELDEPISEYLPELGRDAEFGRVTTRQLLSHTAGLPSDATDLGASSPRRHVVTACSTLTPVGAPGAGFSYSNIGYVVVGGVVESVTGMSWREAVDAVLSTPLGLRLRYVTDDAAGEVVTGHAVRSPRPARPVRQSLGALDAPAGAIAASALDLLAVGGVFLGSPDLIDEDLVLEARTPVAGAEPFGMADGWGLGVAVYGEWFGHDGTADGTSAHLRVHPASGTVIALTTNGSTGFHLWQEFAAEFGLGCPGAPPRAGRVPPPRDCLGDYLNGDLEYSVTEAGDGRLALAVDGDPYAELTPLDGLLFAMRDVDTGDTSQTGRFLTGPGGGIDRIQVGGRLARRRRALTHA from the coding sequence ATGAATGTCGCCCAGATGTCGCGACGGCTCGGTGAGCTGGTCGGGAGCCGGGGCGTGCCCGGCGCCCAGTTCGCCGCGCTGCTGAACGGCCGGAAGTCCTCGGCCGTCTTCGGCACGGCCCGGCAGGGCAGCGGGACACCGCTCACCGAGGACGCGAAGGTCCCGGTGGGCTCGGTGACGAAGACCTGTACCGCCGCGGTCGCGCTGGCGCTGGCCACCGAGGAGGACCTGGAGCTGGACGAGCCGATCTCGGAGTACCTGCCGGAGCTGGGGCGGGACGCGGAGTTCGGCCGGGTGACGACGCGGCAGCTGCTCAGCCACACGGCGGGCCTGCCGTCGGATGCCACCGACCTCGGCGCGAGCTCGCCGCGCAGGCACGTGGTCACGGCGTGCAGCACGCTCACCCCGGTCGGCGCGCCCGGCGCGGGTTTCTCCTACTCCAACATCGGTTACGTGGTCGTCGGCGGCGTCGTCGAGTCCGTGACCGGGATGAGCTGGCGGGAGGCCGTCGACGCGGTGCTGAGCACCCCGCTCGGCCTGCGCCTGCGCTACGTGACCGATGACGCGGCGGGCGAGGTCGTGACCGGCCACGCGGTGCGGAGCCCGCGGCCCGCCCGGCCCGTACGGCAATCGTTGGGTGCGCTGGACGCGCCCGCGGGCGCCATCGCCGCGAGCGCGCTGGACCTGCTCGCCGTCGGCGGGGTGTTCCTCGGGTCCCCGGACCTGATCGACGAGGACCTGGTGCTGGAGGCGAGGACGCCGGTCGCGGGCGCCGAGCCCTTCGGCATGGCGGACGGCTGGGGCCTCGGCGTCGCGGTGTACGGCGAGTGGTTCGGCCACGACGGCACCGCCGACGGCACCTCCGCGCACCTGCGGGTGCACCCCGCATCAGGCACCGTGATCGCGCTGACGACCAACGGCAGCACCGGCTTCCACCTGTGGCAGGAGTTCGCCGCGGAGTTCGGTCTCGGCTGTCCCGGCGCCCCGCCGCGGGCCGGGCGAGTGCCCCCGCCCCGGGACTGCCTCGGCGACTACCTCAACGGCGATCTGGAGTACTCCGTCACCGAGGCCGGTGACGGGCGGCTCGCCCTCGCCGTCGACGGGGATCCCTACGCCGAGCTGACCCCGCTCGACGGCCTGCTGTTCGCGATGCGTGACGTGGACACCGGCGACACCAGCCAGACCGGGCGGTTCCTCACCGGCCCCGGTGGCGGGATCGACCGGATCCAGGTCGGCGGCCGACTGGCCCGCCGGCGTCGGGCGTTGACCCACGCCTGA
- a CDS encoding OsmC family peroxiredoxin, with the protein MPSRDATTHWEGGLQNGKGTVTFDSSNAGQFDVSFPTRAGNPDGQTSPEELIAAAHSSCLAMNLSGVLGANDLVADAIDVSAEVTLGPESGGGFRISGIALTVRATVPGVDNDKFVELAKLAESTCPVTKALSGTTITLDAALN; encoded by the coding sequence ATGCCGAGCCGCGACGCCACCACCCACTGGGAAGGCGGACTCCAGAACGGCAAGGGCACCGTCACCTTCGACTCGTCCAACGCGGGCCAGTTCGACGTGTCGTTCCCGACCCGCGCGGGCAACCCGGACGGCCAGACCAGCCCCGAAGAGCTGATCGCGGCGGCCCACTCGTCCTGTCTGGCGATGAACCTCTCCGGCGTCCTCGGCGCCAACGACCTGGTCGCCGACGCCATCGACGTCAGCGCCGAGGTCACCCTCGGCCCGGAGTCCGGCGGCGGCTTCCGGATCAGCGGTATCGCGCTCACCGTCCGCGCCACCGTCCCCGGCGTCGACAACGACAAGTTCGTGGAGCTGGCCAAGCTCGCCGAGAGCACCTGCCCCGTGACCAAGGCCCTCTCCGGCACCACGATCACCCTCGACGCCGCGCTGAACTGA
- a CDS encoding tetratricopeptide repeat protein: MDSAQQLFGTAVDREAAGDLRGAKALYGKVIETEDEEYAPAAAVRLARLLEAMGDLAGARSAYRVAADSAHPLHSRLAARRLAGAATPRYAAEPKLLAPVANPDLYRRNAFRLSGLPVDATARDLRRRAEQLRAAERLGAPADAADPGAVREALTLLRDPVRRIVEELFWLWENQSSAAIGGGPALHDAAVLAHAQALDAGHDADPAQWRRAYEYWAAVVEETECWQWLAERVGQLADRRLSAQTVEAVRAELPRTVLAPQAALAVRAAEGGAEDIARAHVRSLRLSGFPADVVGEALGAATKHITARIRAACQNAERLTAADPEDGAEAVDALLDQADPLLRVLRLVLGEDSSAYAAAADAVGLSVNTCVIRYVNEGHDFDDAFEQLEDVLDITVSPQARAAIEPSFVAAGSNVLGELCEDAADRATVLPEEGARIAEDLLRELQPTLAALAARADPENPFYRECLDGVALCVVSCLGSFHGATGDDEATLAGLSTALDLAVGGEARSAIEQAIEVVRGGLQPVCWFCQAEDGKAAVYEAALHGEVDHSELPRVTWKTAGVVVPRCTGCRAAHHRRDWLDSGWVAAPIPLLGVPLVVTGVVALFDAELGPFAVLLFIFVSVFLLFAVYGALINARRRRATERQAHLDAALSRFPPIQQLQLLGWRLGARPPGL, from the coding sequence GTGGACTCGGCGCAGCAGCTGTTCGGAACCGCCGTCGACCGGGAAGCCGCCGGAGATCTTCGCGGCGCGAAAGCGTTGTACGGCAAGGTGATCGAGACCGAAGACGAGGAGTACGCGCCGGCGGCGGCGGTGCGGCTGGCCCGGTTGCTGGAGGCCATGGGCGATCTGGCGGGCGCGCGTTCGGCCTACCGCGTCGCGGCCGACTCGGCACATCCGTTGCACTCCAGGCTCGCCGCGCGCAGGCTGGCAGGCGCCGCGACGCCGCGTTACGCCGCCGAGCCGAAGCTGCTGGCACCCGTGGCGAACCCGGATCTGTACCGCCGCAACGCTTTTCGGCTCAGCGGCCTTCCCGTCGACGCCACCGCGCGGGACCTGCGGCGCCGCGCGGAACAGCTGCGGGCGGCCGAACGGCTGGGCGCCCCGGCGGACGCGGCGGACCCGGGTGCCGTCAGGGAAGCGCTCACGCTGCTGCGCGATCCGGTGCGGCGGATCGTGGAGGAACTGTTCTGGCTCTGGGAGAACCAGTCTTCGGCTGCGATCGGCGGCGGTCCAGCCCTGCACGACGCCGCCGTACTGGCACATGCCCAAGCCCTCGACGCCGGGCACGACGCGGACCCCGCCCAGTGGCGGCGCGCCTACGAGTACTGGGCCGCGGTCGTCGAGGAAACCGAGTGCTGGCAATGGTTGGCGGAACGGGTCGGCCAGCTCGCCGACCGCAGGCTCAGCGCTCAGACGGTGGAAGCCGTGCGGGCCGAGCTGCCGAGAACGGTCCTGGCGCCCCAGGCCGCCCTCGCGGTCCGCGCGGCGGAAGGCGGAGCCGAGGACATCGCGCGTGCGCACGTGCGATCGCTGCGATTATCCGGCTTCCCGGCCGATGTCGTCGGCGAAGCCCTTGGTGCTGCGACGAAACACATCACCGCGCGGATCAGGGCCGCGTGCCAGAACGCCGAACGCCTCACCGCCGCCGACCCCGAGGACGGCGCTGAAGCCGTCGACGCGCTGTTGGACCAGGCGGACCCGCTGCTGAGGGTGCTGCGCCTGGTGCTCGGGGAGGACTCCAGCGCGTACGCGGCGGCGGCCGACGCGGTCGGCTTGTCGGTCAACACCTGTGTGATCCGGTACGTCAACGAGGGCCACGACTTCGACGACGCGTTCGAGCAGCTGGAAGACGTCCTGGACATCACGGTGAGCCCGCAGGCGCGCGCCGCGATCGAACCGAGCTTCGTCGCCGCGGGCTCCAACGTGCTCGGAGAACTCTGCGAGGACGCCGCCGACCGCGCCACGGTATTGCCCGAGGAGGGCGCGCGGATCGCCGAGGACCTGCTCAGGGAACTGCAGCCGACGTTGGCGGCCCTGGCCGCGCGGGCCGATCCGGAGAACCCGTTCTACCGCGAATGCCTCGACGGCGTGGCGCTGTGCGTGGTCAGCTGCCTCGGCTCGTTCCACGGCGCGACCGGGGACGACGAGGCCACCCTCGCGGGGCTGTCCACCGCGCTCGACCTGGCCGTCGGCGGGGAAGCTCGGTCCGCCATCGAGCAGGCGATCGAGGTCGTGCGCGGCGGGCTCCAGCCGGTCTGCTGGTTCTGCCAGGCCGAGGACGGCAAGGCCGCGGTCTACGAGGCGGCCCTGCACGGCGAGGTCGACCACTCCGAGCTGCCCAGGGTGACCTGGAAGACGGCAGGCGTCGTGGTGCCCAGGTGCACCGGCTGCCGCGCCGCGCACCACCGCCGCGACTGGCTGGACTCCGGCTGGGTCGCCGCGCCGATCCCGTTGCTCGGGGTGCCGTTGGTAGTCACCGGTGTCGTCGCCCTGTTCGACGCGGAGCTCGGTCCTTTCGCTGTGCTGTTGTTCATCTTCGTGTCTGTCTTCCTCCTGTTCGCCGTTTACGGCGCGTTGATCAACGCACGCCGGCGCCGGGCGACGGAGCGGCAGGCGCACCTCGACGCGGCCCTGTCCCGGTTCCCGCCGATCCAGCAGTTGCAGCTGCTCGGCTGGCGGCTCGGCGCACGCCCGCCCGGCCTGTAG
- a CDS encoding aminoglycoside phosphotransferase family protein, with protein sequence MIVIPDAFARSTVEREGKPGAAWLAELPGIVDELLERWRCVPDGDVVHGGVGVIVPVRHAEGAAVLKVSFPHPGNVHEPDAFAAWGGRGAVQLYEREDGRFAMLLERARSTNLAEVEDLDEIATVAGRMSRRLAIPAPPGIPGLREQADAWEKQLRSDAEELAHALPQHVVDAAVATLDELGRAESEILIHGDLHPGNILCGDREPWLAVDPKGRTGDRAYDGGTLLKSLAVRLLEADDFAKAVGRTVAVFAEAAELDRGRVRRWVQFHAVEGALWARRNGLGIADFAEHVAGLLTERA encoded by the coding sequence GTGATCGTCATCCCTGACGCGTTCGCGCGAAGCACTGTGGAGCGTGAAGGAAAGCCCGGGGCGGCATGGCTCGCCGAGCTGCCCGGGATCGTGGACGAGCTGCTGGAGCGCTGGCGATGCGTGCCGGATGGCGACGTCGTGCACGGGGGAGTCGGGGTGATCGTGCCGGTGCGGCACGCCGAAGGGGCGGCTGTGCTGAAGGTGTCGTTCCCGCATCCGGGCAACGTCCACGAGCCGGACGCCTTCGCGGCGTGGGGTGGGCGAGGGGCGGTGCAGCTGTACGAGCGCGAGGACGGGCGTTTCGCGATGTTGCTGGAGCGGGCGCGGTCGACGAACCTCGCGGAGGTCGAAGACCTCGATGAGATCGCGACGGTGGCAGGGCGGATGAGCCGACGGCTGGCGATACCCGCGCCGCCAGGCATTCCGGGGCTGCGAGAGCAAGCCGACGCGTGGGAGAAGCAGCTGCGCAGCGATGCCGAGGAGTTGGCGCACGCACTGCCGCAGCACGTGGTGGACGCTGCGGTGGCGACCCTTGACGAGCTGGGGCGCGCGGAGTCGGAAATCCTGATCCACGGCGATCTTCACCCCGGGAACATCCTGTGTGGTGACCGTGAGCCGTGGCTCGCCGTCGACCCCAAGGGGCGTACGGGCGATCGGGCGTACGACGGTGGCACGTTGCTGAAGTCGCTGGCGGTGCGGTTGCTGGAAGCGGACGACTTCGCGAAGGCGGTTGGTCGCACTGTGGCGGTCTTTGCCGAGGCGGCGGAACTCGATCGCGGACGCGTGCGGCGCTGGGTCCAGTTCCACGCCGTCGAAGGTGCGCTCTGGGCTCGGCGGAATGGACTGGGGATCGCGGACTTCGCGGAGCACGTAGCGGGGTTGCTCACGGAACGCGCGTAG
- a CDS encoding Hsp70 family protein: MSGTVDVGIDLGTTNSAVALLRGVDTEVLKNNDGDETTPSAVWVDRRERLYVGRAARDRAEADPDNTCMEFKLRMGTAGVAKRFAASGREMSAEELSAEVLKSLRADVRQRIGSEIGAAVVTVPAAFDIHSCDATRRAAELAGLTFSPLLQEPTAAALAYGFQASEENALWLVYDLGGGTFDAAVIQLRDGEFSVVNDRGDNFLGGKLIDWKIVEELLIPEAVRQAPALAGLRRGDPRWFAAVNKLKLAAETAKIRLSRVDTADILVELDDGAGGRFEIDFELGRADVERMAEPLLVRSINLCHKALRERSLTPADIEKVILVGGPTLTPYLRERLADPVHGLGIPLDHSQDPMTVVARGAAVFAGTQRLPATPVVAADGFAVRFEYQPVGPDTEPLVAGRISPASPGLSVEFVNAGTRPPWRSGRISVSDAGLFASSLWAEPGRLNTFAVELTDATGSRREVDPDHITYTVGAVETEPPLTHSIGVGLDGNEAMWLLERGTGLPARRSVTLRTTVDGLIRIPVLEGEYHRADRNRRIGRLEFDTGRALPSGSEVVFTIEIDASRLIRASAYVPMLDEEFQDTLNLRTEVAPSQPALVRAFDVERSRLAEVRERQRVLGNPVAEVLIGRIDSERMLHDVDTLVSAAKSDPDAATAAERRLLDLRVAIDDAEDELAWPSLVNEARGMIAEARDLAGGPDLPLYETAINDAIEAREADLLRQRMEELRLHVMRELDRSGVLQLHFFHALREMRGEMRNGVHADRLIAEGDRAVEAGEFTRLRGVNMQLRDLLPEPPLPPDPFSTVDRAR, from the coding sequence GTGAGCGGCACGGTCGACGTCGGCATCGACCTCGGTACCACCAACAGCGCGGTCGCGTTGCTGCGCGGCGTGGACACGGAGGTGCTGAAGAACAACGACGGTGACGAGACCACGCCGTCCGCGGTGTGGGTGGACCGCCGCGAGCGCTTGTACGTCGGGCGTGCGGCGCGGGATCGCGCCGAGGCGGACCCGGACAACACGTGCATGGAGTTCAAGCTGCGCATGGGCACCGCCGGCGTGGCGAAGCGTTTCGCGGCCAGCGGACGGGAGATGTCTGCGGAGGAGTTGTCCGCGGAGGTGCTGAAGTCGCTGCGGGCCGATGTCCGCCAGCGCATCGGTTCGGAGATCGGCGCGGCGGTCGTCACCGTCCCCGCGGCCTTCGACATCCACTCGTGCGACGCGACCCGCCGCGCCGCGGAACTCGCCGGGCTGACGTTCTCGCCCCTGTTGCAGGAGCCGACCGCCGCCGCGCTCGCCTACGGTTTCCAAGCCTCCGAGGAGAACGCGCTGTGGCTGGTCTACGACCTCGGTGGTGGAACGTTCGACGCGGCCGTCATCCAGTTGCGGGACGGGGAGTTCTCCGTGGTCAACGACCGCGGGGACAACTTCCTCGGCGGCAAGCTGATCGACTGGAAGATCGTCGAGGAGCTGTTGATCCCGGAGGCGGTGCGGCAGGCTCCCGCGCTGGCCGGGCTCCGACGCGGTGACCCGCGGTGGTTCGCCGCGGTGAACAAGCTGAAACTGGCGGCGGAGACGGCGAAGATCCGACTGTCCAGAGTGGACACGGCGGACATCCTCGTTGAGCTGGACGACGGCGCGGGCGGGCGGTTCGAGATCGACTTCGAACTGGGCAGGGCCGATGTGGAGCGCATGGCGGAGCCGCTGCTCGTGCGCTCGATCAACCTGTGCCACAAGGCGTTGCGCGAACGCTCGCTCACTCCGGCGGACATCGAGAAGGTCATCCTGGTCGGCGGCCCGACGTTGACACCGTACCTGCGCGAGCGCTTGGCCGACCCCGTGCACGGTCTCGGCATCCCGTTGGACCACAGCCAGGACCCGATGACCGTCGTGGCCAGGGGAGCGGCCGTTTTCGCCGGTACGCAGAGGCTTCCCGCCACTCCTGTCGTCGCCGCGGACGGCTTCGCGGTGCGCTTCGAGTACCAGCCCGTCGGGCCCGACACGGAGCCCTTGGTGGCAGGCAGGATCTCACCCGCTTCGCCGGGCTTGTCGGTGGAGTTCGTCAACGCCGGCACCAGACCGCCGTGGCGCAGCGGGCGGATCAGCGTCTCGGACGCGGGCCTGTTCGCGTCGTCGCTGTGGGCCGAACCGGGGCGGCTCAACACGTTCGCCGTCGAGCTGACCGACGCCACCGGATCACGCCGCGAGGTCGACCCCGACCACATCACCTACACGGTCGGCGCCGTGGAGACCGAGCCGCCGCTCACCCACTCCATCGGCGTCGGCCTCGACGGCAACGAGGCGATGTGGTTGCTGGAGCGCGGAACCGGCCTGCCCGCCCGGCGCTCGGTCACCCTGCGGACCACAGTGGACGGTCTGATCCGCATTCCCGTGCTCGAAGGCGAGTACCACCGCGCCGACCGCAACCGCCGCATCGGCCGCCTGGAGTTCGACACCGGCCGGGCGCTTCCGTCCGGGAGCGAGGTCGTCTTCACCATCGAGATCGACGCCTCCCGCCTCATCAGGGCGAGCGCCTACGTGCCGATGCTCGACGAGGAGTTCCAGGACACCCTCAACCTCCGCACCGAGGTCGCGCCCTCGCAGCCCGCGCTCGTCCGCGCCTTCGACGTCGAACGCTCACGCCTCGCGGAGGTGCGCGAACGCCAACGCGTGCTCGGCAACCCCGTCGCCGAAGTGCTCATCGGCCGCATCGACAGCGAACGCATGCTCCACGACGTCGACACCCTTGTGTCAGCTGCGAAATCCGACCCCGACGCGGCAACGGCAGCCGAGCGGCGGCTGCTCGACCTGCGCGTCGCCATCGACGACGCCGAGGACGAGCTCGCCTGGCCGTCCCTGGTCAACGAGGCGCGCGGCATGATCGCCGAGGCACGTGACCTGGCGGGTGGTCCCGATCTGCCGCTGTACGAGACCGCGATCAACGACGCTATTGAGGCACGAGAAGCTGATTTGCTGCGACAGCGCATGGAGGAGTTGCGGCTGCACGTGATGCGCGAGTTGGACCGCAGTGGCGTGTTGCAGCTGCACTTCTTCCACGCGTTGCGGGAGATGCGCGGGGAGATGCGGAACGGGGTGCACGCCGATCGGTTGATCGCGGAAGGGGATCGGGCGGTCGAGGCGGGGGAGTTCACGCGGTTGCGGGGGGTGAACATGCAGTTGCGGGATTTGTTGCCGGAGCCGCCTTTGCCGCCTGATCCGTTCAGCACCGTGGATCGGGCTCGGTGA
- a CDS encoding alpha/beta fold hydrolase has protein sequence MKIHGTRLSANGYEYDAITAGPEDGDLVLLLHGWPEFADCWTQEMTALAEAGYRAVAVDQRGYSPGARPTDIADYHVDHLVSDVIGFADALGAQRFHLVAHDWGGIVAWAVAGAHPDRLKTLSVLATPHPRALSKAIAEDEDQSRRVDYVRFFQRPGGVAEQSLLADDAARLRDAYAGKVPEELVEENVRRLSEPGALTATLNWYRAVGEGLGIPAEPSPVPTLYVWGSEDVALGPVAAYRTADFVDGPFRFVELTGASHWLPEEAPTEVSALILSHLAG, from the coding sequence GTGAAGATCCACGGAACACGCCTGTCGGCGAACGGGTACGAGTACGACGCGATCACCGCCGGACCCGAGGACGGCGACCTCGTCCTGTTGCTGCACGGCTGGCCGGAGTTCGCCGACTGCTGGACCCAGGAGATGACCGCGCTCGCCGAAGCGGGGTATCGCGCCGTGGCGGTGGACCAGCGCGGGTACTCACCGGGTGCCAGGCCCACCGACATCGCCGACTACCACGTCGACCACCTCGTCAGCGATGTGATCGGGTTCGCGGACGCCCTTGGCGCGCAACGATTCCACCTGGTGGCGCACGACTGGGGCGGCATCGTCGCGTGGGCGGTCGCGGGGGCGCACCCGGATCGGCTGAAGACGCTTTCGGTGCTCGCGACGCCGCACCCGCGGGCGCTGAGCAAGGCGATCGCGGAGGACGAGGACCAGTCCCGGCGCGTCGACTACGTCCGGTTCTTCCAGCGGCCCGGCGGAGTCGCGGAGCAGTCGTTGCTCGCCGACGACGCCGCGCGGCTGCGCGACGCCTATGCCGGGAAGGTCCCCGAGGAGCTGGTCGAGGAGAACGTGCGGCGGCTGTCCGAGCCGGGCGCGCTGACCGCGACGCTCAACTGGTACCGGGCGGTCGGCGAGGGGTTGGGCATCCCGGCCGAGCCGAGCCCGGTGCCGACGCTGTACGTGTGGGGCAGCGAGGACGTGGCGCTCGGGCCGGTCGCGGCCTACCGCACGGCGGACTTCGTGGACGGGCCGTTCCGCTTCGTCGAGCTGACCGGGGCGAGCCACTGGCTGCCCGAGGAGGCGCCGACCGAGGTAAGCGCTCTCATCCTCTCCCACCTGGCCGGTTGA